In Molothrus ater isolate BHLD 08-10-18 breed brown headed cowbird chromosome 11, BPBGC_Mater_1.1, whole genome shotgun sequence, a genomic segment contains:
- the ACY1 gene encoding aminoacylase-1, with protein sequence MAPGKPGKSTGASENPSVTLFREYLRIDTVHPKPDYDAAVQFLERVGTELGLACQKVEVCQGRVVLILTWQGTNPRLRSILLNSHTDVVPVFEEHWTYPPFEAVKDSQGNIYARGAQDMKCVSIQYLEAIRRLKTEGKSFARTIHLTFVPDEEVGGHKGMEMFVQRQEFKALNVGFAMDEGLASPSDTFSVFYGERSPWWIKVKCTGSPGHGSRFISNTAAEKMHKVINSFLAFRESEKQRLKSDSNLTLGDVTSLNMTMLEGGVSFNVVPSEMAASFDIRIPPTVDLKAFEKQVATWCRDAGEGVTCEFHQKCMDQHITSTEESDPWWKAFSGVCRDMKLQLKLEIFPAATDSRYIRAAGHPAIGFSPMNRTPVLLHDHNEFLNEQIFLRGIEIYARLLTALASVPPLPAEG encoded by the exons aTGGCACCTGGGAAGCCTGGGAAGAGCACGGGGGCCTCAGAGAACCCCTCGGTTACGCTTTTCCGGGAGTACCTGAGGATTGACACTGTCCACCCTAAACCTGACTATG ATGCAGCTGTCCAGTTTCTGGAACGTGTCggcactgagctgggcttgGCCTGCCAAAAAGTGGAG GTGTGCCAGGGCCGTGTGGTGCTGATCCTGACCTGGCAGGGCACGAACCCCCGCCTGCGCTCCATCCTCCTCAACTCCCACACTGACGTTGTGCCTGTCTTcgag gagcactggACCTACCCACCCTTCGAGGCAGTTAAAGATTCACAAGGCAACATCTACGCCCGGGGTGCCCAGGATATGAAGTGCGTCTCCATCCA GTACCTGGAGGCCATCCGGAGGCTGAAGACAGAAGGGAAGTCTTTTGCCCGCACCATCCACCTCACCTTTGTGCCTG ATGAGGAGGTGGGCGGACACAAGGGCATGGAGATGTTTGTGCAGCGCCAGGAGTTTAAAGCACTCAACGTGGGCTTTGCCATGGATGAGG GCCTGGCCAGCCCATCTGACACCTTCAGTGTCTTCtatggagagaggagcccatggT ggataaAGGTGAAGTGCACGGGTAGCCCCGGGCATGGGTCCCGCTTCATCAGCAACACGGCGGCTGAGAAGATG cacaaagTCATCAACTCCTTCCTGGCCTTCAGGGAGAGCGAGAAGCAGAG GCTCAAGTCTGACTCCAACTTGACCCTGGGGGATGTCACCTCTCTCAACATGACCATGCTGGAGGGGGGTGTCTCCTTCAACGTGGTGCCCTCTGAGATGGCTGCCAGCTTTGACATCCGCATCCCACCCACTGTGGACCTGAAG GCCTTCGAGAAGCAGGTGGCCACATGGTGCCGTGATGCTGGGGAAGGTGTCACCTGTGAGTTCCACCAG AAATGCATGGACCAACACATCACCTCCACTGAGGAGTCAGACCCGTGGTGGAAGGCCTTCAGTGGGGTCTGTAGGGACAT GAAGCTGCAGCTCAAGCTGGAGATCTTCCCAGCTGCCACCGACAGCCGCTACATCCGAGCG GCAGGACACCCTGCTATTGGCTTTTCTCCCATGAACCGCACGCCGGTGCTGCTCCATGACCACAACGAGTTCCTGAACGAGCAAATCTTCCTGCGGGGCATCGAGATCTACGCCCGCCTCCTGACTGCCCTGGCCTCAGTGCCCCCGCTGCCTGCCGAGGGCTGA
- the LOC118691737 gene encoding putative protein-lysine deacylase ABHD14B: protein MATPRVTESTVTVQGQSLFYRRAEPAQAVPRLTVLLLHGIRFSSETWLQVGTLATLAENGYRAVAIDLPGLGRSKDAVAPAPVGQPAPAAFLKAVSEALDLGPAVVISPSLSGMYSLPCLLEHSQLFKAYVPVAPICTEKFTAQQYAQIKTPTLIVYGDQDAELGQTSLNNLQHLPEHQVLMLQGAGHACYLDKPNEWHHGLLDFLQQLK from the exons ATGGCAACCCCGCGGGTCACCGAGAGCACCGTCACGGTGCAAGGACAGAGCCTCTTCTACCGCCGAgctgagccagcccaggcagtgcccaggctgaccgtgctgctgctgcatggcaTCCGCTTCTCCTCTGAAACCTGGCTGCAGGTGGGGACACTCGCCACGCTGGCTGAGAATGGCTACCGAGCCGTGGCCATCGACCTGCCGG GGCTGGGGCGCTCGAAGGATGCTGTGGCCCCAGCACCCGTGGgccagccagcaccagcagcattcCTGAAGGCAGTTTCAGAGGCTCTGGACCTGGGTCCAGCTGTGGTGATCAGCCCATCGCTCAGTGGCATGTACTCGCTGCCCTGCCTCTtagagcacagccagctgttCAAGGCCTATGTACCTGTGGCACCCATCTGCACTGAGAAATTCACGGCGCAGCAGTATGCCCAGATCAAA ACCCCCACGCTGATCGTGTACGGGGACCaggatgcagagctggggcagacCAGTCTGAACAacctgcagcacctccctgaGCACCAGGTGCTGATGCTGCAGGGTGCAGGACACGCCTGCTACCTGGACAAGCCAAATGAGTGGCACCATGGACTCCTGgacttcctgcagcagctgaagtga
- the LOC118691734 gene encoding probable G-protein coupled receptor isoform X1 has product MPSWTGSNTTDSLELLSIPEHSIGQEVVGLFCMILLTLTALVANIVVMVIILKTPLFRKFIFVCHLCVVNLLSAIFLMPLGIISSSSCFNWVIYSIAECKAVIFLNICFISASILTICIISVERYYYIVHPLRYEVKMTIRLAVAGVVFIWVKSVLITVLALVAWPHGNGATSASRCTVYWSPGAHKKVFVILFSITCFILPTIIILAVYSSIYRVARTASLQQAPVPAQAVAPRHRCDSIASQVTILTARILMLPRLIPDRLLGSNKAILTLVLIVGQFLCCWLPFFAFHLHSSVPLATVGGGHGEMVVTWIAYSSFAVNPFFYGLLNRQIREELARLRRSCLNHPLGQELCLSISEASVQENFLQFLQRATCTLETHTSCISPSPRNRLDQTTTSFPTPGQVPEESS; this is encoded by the coding sequence ATGCCGAGCTGGACGGGGTCAAACACCACGGACAGCCtagagctgctctccatccccgAGCACTCCATTGGCCAGGAGGTGGTGGGCCTCTTCTGCATGATCCTGCTCACCCTCACCGCCCTGGTGGCCAACATCGTGGTGATGGTCATCATCCTCAAAACGCCCCTTTTCAGGAAGTTCATCTTTGTCTGCCACCTCTGCGTGGTCAATCTCCTCTCAGCCATTTTCCTCATGCCCCTGGGGAtcatctccagctcctcctgtttCAACTGGGTTATCTACAGCATTGCTGAGTGCAAGGCCGTGATATTCCTGAACATCTGCTTCATCAGTGCCTCCATTCTCACCATCTGTATCATCAGCGTGGAGCGGTACTACTACATCGTCCACCCCCTGAGGTATGAGGTTAAGATGACCATCAGGCTGGCAGTGGCTGGAGTGGTTTTCATTTGGGTCAAGTCTGTTCTCATCACTGTCTTGGCACTAGTGGCATGGCCTCATGGCAACGGGGCCACCAGTGCCAGCCGCTGCACAGTCTACTGGAGCCCTGGGGCCCACAAGAAAGTTTTTGTGATCCTCTTCAGCATCACCTGCTTTATTCTGCCCACCATCATTATCCTCGCTGTCTACTCCAGCATCTACCGCGTGGCCCGGACTGcgtccctgcagcaggcacctgtgccagcacaggcagtggcACCCAGACACCGCTGTGACTCCATCGCCAGCCAGGTGACCATCCTCACTGCCAGGATCCTGATGCTGCCCAGGCTGATCCCAGATCGCCTTCTGGGAAGCAACAAGGCCATCCTCACCTTGGTCCTCATTGTGGGACAGTTcttgtgctgctggctgccattCTTTGCTTTCCACTTGCACTCCTCTGTCCCTCTTGCCACTGTGGGCGGTGGGCACGGGGAGATGGTGGTCACCTGGATTGCCTACTCCTCCTTTGCTGTTAATCCTTTCTTCTACGGGTTGCTGAACCGCCAAATCCGCGAGGAGCTGGCCCGGCTCCGGCGCAGCTGTCTCAACCATCCACTTGGTCAGGAGCTCTGTCTTTCCATCTCAGAGGCTTCTGTTCAGGAAAACTTCTTGCAGTTCCTTCAGAGAGCAACTTGCACACTGGAAACCCACACCAGCTGcatcagccccagccccaggaacagACTGGACCAGACCACAACAAGCTTCCCCACCCCAGGTCAAGTTCCTGAAGAGAGCAGCTGA
- the LOC118691734 gene encoding probable G-protein coupled receptor isoform X2 codes for MPLGIISSSSCFNWVIYSIAECKAVIFLNICFISASILTICIISVERYYYIVHPLRYEVKMTIRLAVAGVVFIWVKSVLITVLALVAWPHGNGATSASRCTVYWSPGAHKKVFVILFSITCFILPTIIILAVYSSIYRVARTASLQQAPVPAQAVAPRHRCDSIASQVTILTARILMLPRLIPDRLLGSNKAILTLVLIVGQFLCCWLPFFAFHLHSSVPLATVGGGHGEMVVTWIAYSSFAVNPFFYGLLNRQIREELARLRRSCLNHPLGQELCLSISEASVQENFLQFLQRATCTLETHTSCISPSPRNRLDQTTTSFPTPGQVPEESS; via the coding sequence ATGCCCCTGGGGAtcatctccagctcctcctgtttCAACTGGGTTATCTACAGCATTGCTGAGTGCAAGGCCGTGATATTCCTGAACATCTGCTTCATCAGTGCCTCCATTCTCACCATCTGTATCATCAGCGTGGAGCGGTACTACTACATCGTCCACCCCCTGAGGTATGAGGTTAAGATGACCATCAGGCTGGCAGTGGCTGGAGTGGTTTTCATTTGGGTCAAGTCTGTTCTCATCACTGTCTTGGCACTAGTGGCATGGCCTCATGGCAACGGGGCCACCAGTGCCAGCCGCTGCACAGTCTACTGGAGCCCTGGGGCCCACAAGAAAGTTTTTGTGATCCTCTTCAGCATCACCTGCTTTATTCTGCCCACCATCATTATCCTCGCTGTCTACTCCAGCATCTACCGCGTGGCCCGGACTGcgtccctgcagcaggcacctgtgccagcacaggcagtggcACCCAGACACCGCTGTGACTCCATCGCCAGCCAGGTGACCATCCTCACTGCCAGGATCCTGATGCTGCCCAGGCTGATCCCAGATCGCCTTCTGGGAAGCAACAAGGCCATCCTCACCTTGGTCCTCATTGTGGGACAGTTcttgtgctgctggctgccattCTTTGCTTTCCACTTGCACTCCTCTGTCCCTCTTGCCACTGTGGGCGGTGGGCACGGGGAGATGGTGGTCACCTGGATTGCCTACTCCTCCTTTGCTGTTAATCCTTTCTTCTACGGGTTGCTGAACCGCCAAATCCGCGAGGAGCTGGCCCGGCTCCGGCGCAGCTGTCTCAACCATCCACTTGGTCAGGAGCTCTGTCTTTCCATCTCAGAGGCTTCTGTTCAGGAAAACTTCTTGCAGTTCCTTCAGAGAGCAACTTGCACACTGGAAACCCACACCAGCTGcatcagccccagccccaggaacagACTGGACCAGACCACAACAAGCTTCCCCACCCCAGGTCAAGTTCCTGAAGAGAGCAGCTGA
- the ABHD14A gene encoding protein ABHD14A → MLLARSRLGLLLLGALLTLLLYLLLPAARRSRPDEGNRAWRAANGTVRTGMAAGEPPVFYREAPAAAVGPGRPDVLFLHGQAFTSKTWEALGTLALLAGEGYRAVAIDLPGYGDSPPVEMALTAQGRMAFLDRVLQELGMQRPVLISPSMSGRFALPFLLAHGDRLAGFVPIAPVGTKDFTAEQYRAVQTPTLILYGDRDTGLAPQALQNLQHLPKHRVAVLSGAGHACYLDKPEDFHRALLGFLRQLK, encoded by the exons ATGCTGCTTGCCCGCAGccggctggggctgctgctcctcgggGCGCTCCTCACTCTCCTCCTGTACCTCCTGCTCCCGGCCGCCCGGCGCTCACGGCCTGACGAGGGGAATCGGGCCTGGCGGGCGGCCAACGGCACCGTGCGGACGGGGATGGCTGCGGGAGAACCCCCCGTGTTCTACAGGGAGGCTCCCGCAGCAGCTGTGGGCCCCGGGAG GCCTGATGTCCTGTTCCTGCACGGCCAGGCGTTCACCTCCAAGACGTGGGAGGCCTTGGGCACACTGGCACTGCTCGCTGGAGAGGGCTACCGTGCGGTTGCCATAGATCTGCCCG GCTATGGGGATTCTCCCCCAGTGGAGATGGCGCTGACAGCACAGGGCCGGATGGCATTCCTGGACCgtgtcctgcaggagctgggcatgcAGAGGCCTGTTCTCATCAGCCCCTCCATGAGCGGCCGCTTtgccctgcccttcctcctggCACACGGGGACCGGCTGGCTGGCTTTGTGCCCATCGCACCTGTGGGCACCAAGGACTTCACTGCTGAGCAATACCGCGCAGTCCAG ACGCCCACCCTGATCCTGTATGGTGACCGTGACACTGGCCTggctccccaggctctgcagaacctccagcacctccctaAGCACCGTGTGGCCGTGCTGTCTGGTGCTGGCCATGCCTGCTACCTGGACAAGCCAGAGGACTTCCACCGGGCCCTGCTGGGCTTCCTGCGTCAGCTGAAGTGA
- the SEMA3G gene encoding semaphorin-3G: protein MRAAVAVSLSLCWLWAAGRSLPRLRLSYRELLGSNRSVLFFGHRGSLGFRCLYLDEYRDRLFLGGKDVLYSLLLDGATADAKEIYWPPRPGQTQECFQKGKDPGTDCANYVRVLHPYNRTHLLACGTGAFHPMCTFVYVGHRGEHTFSLDPASVESGRGRCPHEPSRAFASTVIGGELYAGLTADFLGRDPGVFRSMGTRSALRTEVDQRLLHDPKFVAAHLIPDNNDRDNDKAYFFFTEKVVEADRKEHSIVSRVGRVCVNDAGGQRVLVNKWSTFNKARLVCSVPGPDGIDTYFDELEDVFLLRTKDGKSPEIYALFSTVSHVFRGSAVCVYRMADIREVFNGPFAHRESPHHQWAPYEGRVPYPRPGVCPSKTTNQPRRQYGTTKDFPDEVLHFARAHPLMFQPVLPRHRRPLLVKTDLPQRLRQLVVDRVEAEDGQHDVLFLGTDAGSVLKVVVMQKTSSAVTEEVILEELQVFKMPVPITQMEISVKRQTLYVGSSLGVAQVRLHQCESYGTACAECCLARDPYCAWDGTACTHYQPSGKRRQRRQDTRQPNPAHQCLDQNLTVDDFESVEEKVLYGAEDNSTFLECVPRSPQASVQWFVQRPPDEQRDEVKTDERILQTEQGLLFRRLHRHDAGTYYCKTLEHGFTQTVAKTVLRVIPSQQLAHSFPRGPGDELPPLLCPEPRLLPQAPKSWFKDIMHLVSSPNLRRVEEYCARLWCSSRPQHRKSKLAQAKLVLAGVDVAKKGRTGKAHSERNRVPRHAPAT from the exons ATGCGGGCAGCGGTGGCGGTGTCGCTGTcgctgtgctggctctgggcgGCGGGGCGCAGCCTGCCCCGGCTGCGCCTGTCCTACCGCG AGCTTTTAGGCTCCAACCGCTCCGTGCTCTTCTTTGGCCACCGCGGCTCCCTGGGCTTCCGCTGCCTCTACCTGGACGAGTACCGCGACCGGCTCTTCCTCGGGGGCAAGGATGTGCTCTactccctgctcctggatgGGGCCACTGCAGATGCCAAGGAG ATCTATTGGCCACCCCGCCCTGGGCAGACGCAGGAGTGTTTCCAGAAGGGGAAGGACCCAGGG ACTGACTGTGCCAACTATGTCCGTGTGCTGCATCCCTACAACCGGACACACCTGCTGGCCTGCGGGACAGGCGCCTTCCACCCCATGTGCACCTTCGTCTACGTGGGGCACCGTGGTGAG cacacCTTCAGCCTGGACCCTGCCAGCGTGGAGAGCGGCCGGGGCCGGTGCCCGCACGAGCCCAGCCGCGCTTTCGCCAGCACCGTCATCG GTGGGGAGCTGTACGCCGGCCTCACGGCAGATTTCCTGGGGCGTGATCCCGGCGTGTTCCGCAGCATGGGGACCCGCTCCGCCCTGCGCACGGAGGTGGACCAGCGCTTACTGCACG ATCCCAAATTTGTGGCAGCCCACTTGATCCCAGACAACAATGACCGGGACAATGACAAAGCCTATTTCTTCTTCACGGAGAAGGTGGTGGAGGCAGATAGAAAGGAGCACTCCATTGTCAGCCGTGTGGGGCGTGTCTGCGTG AATGATGCTGGTGGCCAGAGGGTGCTGGTCAACAAGTGGAGCACCTTCAACAAGGCCCGGCTGGTGTGCTCAGTCCCTGGCCCTGATGGCATTGACACCTACTTTGATGAGCTGG AGGATGTCTTCTTGCTGAGGACAAAGGATGGGAAGAGCCCGGAGATCTATGCCCTTTTCAGCACTGTCAG CCACGTTTTCCGGGGCTCTGCTGTCTGCGTGTACCGCATGGCCGACATCCGGGAGGTGTTCAACGGGCCCTTTGCCCACCGGGAGAGCCCCCATCACCAGTGGGCTCCCTACGAGGGCAGGGTGCCCTACCCACGGCCGGGTGTG tgtcccagcaaGACCACCAACCAGCCCCGGCGGCAGTACGGCACCACCAAGGACTTCCCTGACGAGGTGCTGCACTTTGCCCGTGCCCACCCCCTCATGTTCCAGCCCGTGCTCCCCCGGCACCGCCGGCCCCTCCTGGTGAAGACCGACCTGCCCCAGCGGCTGCGCCAGCTCGTGGTGGACAGGGTGGAGGCCGAGGACGGGCAGCACGACGTCCTCTTCCTCggcacag ATGCTGGCTCAGTGCTGAAGGTGGTGGTCATGCAGAAGACGAGCTCAGCCGTGACTGAAGAAGTcatcctggaggagctgcaggttttTAAG ATGCCTGTGCCCATCACCCAGATGGAGATCTCTGTCAAACGT CAAACGCTCTATGTGGGCTCCAGCCTGGGCGTGGCCCAGGTGCGGCTGCACCAGTGTGAGTCCTATGGCACTGCCTGTGCCGAGTGCTGCCTGGCCAGGGATCCCTACTGTGCCTGGGATGGCACTGCCTGCACCCACTACCAGCCCTCGGGCAAGCGCCGCCAGCGCCGCCAGGACACGCGCCAGCCCAACCCTGCCCACCAGTGCCTGGACCAGAACCTGACCG TGGACGATTTTGAGAGCGTTGAGGAGAAGGTGCTTTACGGGGCAGAGGACAACAGCACCTTCCTGGAGTGCGTGCCTCGCTCCCCGCAGGCCAGCGTGCAGTGGTTTGTCCAGAGGCCGCCCGACGAGCAGCGGGACGAG GTGAAGACGGACGAGCGGATCCTGCAGacggagcaggggctgctgttcCGCAGGCTGCACCGGCACGATGCCGGCACCTACTACTGCAAAACGCTGGAGCACGGCTTCACCCAGACCGTGGCCAAGACCGTCCTGCGGGTcatccccagccagcagctggcacaCTCCTTCCCCCGGGGCCCAGGGGATGAGCTCCCACCCCTGCTGTGCCCCGAGCCCCggctgctgccccaggctccCAAGAGCTGGTTCAAGGACATCATGCACCTGGTCAGCTCCCCAAACCTGCGGCGCGTGGAGGAGTACTGCGCCCGCCTCTGGTGCAGCAGCCGCCCTCAGCACCGCAAGAGCAAGCTGGCCCAGGCCAAGCTGGTCCTGGCCGGCGTGGACGTGGCCAAAAAGGGACGGACAGGCAAAGCCCACAGCGAGAGGAACCGTGTGCCCCGGCACGCACCGGCCACTTag
- the PCBP4 gene encoding poly(rC)-binding protein 4 has translation MASPDGASGVGGSPEETELSITLTLRMLMHGKEIGSIIGKKGETVKRIREQSTARITISEGSCPERITTITGSTDAVFRAVSMIAFKLEEDLGAGGDGVSAGRAPVTLRLVIPASQCGSLIGKAGAKIREIRESTGAQVQVAGDLLPNSTERAVTVSGVPDTIIQCVRQICAVILESPPKGATIPYHPGLSLGTILLSANQGFSMQGQYSGVSPAEVTKLQQLSGHALPFAPLGHAPTMVPGLDASSQSSSQEFLVPNDLIGCIIGRHGSKISEIRQMSGAHIKIGNQTEGSSERHVTITGTPVSITLAQYLITACLETAKSTSQVPPGPGSMDLGMGFSQPLAPGSGAALPAVAPAPPALLGTPYAISLSNFIGLKPVSFLALSPSSVAGPNGGTTTYTTKISAANGTKKADRQKFSPY, from the exons ATGGCATCGCCAGACGGAGCCAGTGGCGTGGGCGGCAGTCCCGAGgagacagagctcagcatcaccCTGACCCTCCGCATGCTCATGCACGGCAAG GAGATTGGCAGCATCATCGGCAAG AAAGGAGAGACCGTTAAGAGGATACGAGAGCAG AGCACTGCACGCATCACCATCTCGGAAGGGTCCTGCCCCGAGCGCATCACCACCATCACCGGCTCCACTGACGCCGTCTTCCGCGCTGTCTCCATGATCGCCTTCAAGCTGGAGGAG GACCTGGGAGCAGGGGGCGATGGGGTgtcagcaggcagagccccgGTGACCCTGCGCCTTGTCATCCCCGCCAGCCAGTGCGGCTCCCTCATTGGCAAGGCAGGAGCCAAGATCCGGGAGATCCGGGAG agcacaggggcacaggtgCAGGTGGCTGGTGACTTGCTGCCCAACTCCACTGAACGGGCTGTCACGGTCTCGGGGGTGCCAGACACCATCATCCAGTGCGTGAGGCAGATCTGCGCTGTCATCCTGGAG TCGCCTCCGAAGGGGGCCACCATACCCTACCACCCCGGTCTCTCCCTGGGCACCATCCTGCTCTCTGCCAATCAG GGCTTCTCCATGCAGGGCCAGTACAGTGGGGTCTCTCCTGCAGAG GTGAcgaagctgcagcagctgtcagGGCATGCGCTTCCCTTCGCCCCCCTGGGCCATGCACCCACCATGGTGCCAG GTCTGGatgccagctcccagagcagctcccaggagttCCTGGTGCCCAATGAT CTCATCGGCTGCATCATTGGCCGGCACGGCAGCAAGATCAGTGAGATCAGGCAGATGTCAGGTGCCCACATCAAGATTGGCAACCAGACCGAGGGCTCCAGTGAGCGGCACGTGACCATCACAGGGACCCCTGTCAGCATCACCCTGGCTCAGTACCTCATCACAGCCTG CTTAGAGACTGCTAAATCTACCTCCCAGGTGCCACCAGGCCCTGGCTCCATGGACCTCGGCATGGGCTTCTCCCAGCCCCTCGCCCCAGGCTCCGGTGCGGCTCTTCCCGCCGTCGCCCCAgcgcccccagccctgctgggcaccccCTACGCCATCTCCCTCTCCAACTTCATCGGCCTCAAGCCCGTGTCCttcctggcactgtccccgtcCTCCGTGGCAGGTCCCAATGGTGGCACCACCACCTACACGACCAAGATCTCGGCGGCCAATGGCACCAAGAAAGCTGACCGGCAGAAGTTCTCGCCCTACTGA